One Mycolicibacterium sp. ND9-15 genomic window, ACGAAGTCGCGGTCGATGTCGTATGTGTAGAGGCCGGCCGCTGGGGCGGTCAACGACGCCACGCGGGCTTGCGCCGACGTGCTTCCACGCGACTGCAAGCCGGCCTGCGCGCCGGTGACAATCGGCAGAACGAAGTCTGGAAACGAGTATCCGAGTATGAGTCTCGCTATGGAGCCAATGCCACGTCATCATTCAGTGAGCACGCCAATCGGGCGGCCGGCGACATCAGCCGTCTGACGGATGGACTGCGGCCGTTCCCCGGACAGATCGGGATAGTGATCGCAATCAGCGGCTACCCGCTGTCCGCGGAACTCTTCGACTCCCCGACGACCTTGGCCGAACAATATCAGCCGATAGTCGCGGCGGCTGCAATGGATGCAGTCGGCCGACCTGGTGAGGTCACGCCGTCGCGACGGGTTCGGCGCTTCATCAATCATGCGAACGAGATCCCGCTGCGCCGCACTGTGGCGGCCGGTGCAGGGGTCACCTTCGTCGGCGATACGGAAGATTCCTCTGTCTCCCTGCTGCGATGGCAGCGTCGTGACGTGCACACAAGCGTGCTCAACCTGCGGCACGAACTGGTCGGATGCTCGACATGAGTCGAAACGGCGCTGGCGTTGCGACCTCGGCTTCGCGACATCCCACCGTAGATAAAACACCTCCTTGACGCGTTATCACTCTTGAATCGCCCTGGAAATCCCGGAGGCTCCTGACCTTGAAAACGAGGATGCAGGTATGCCGAAGGAGCAGTCGCCGGGGAAGCCGACCACGCGCCGCTATAGCCCGGAGGAGAAGGCCGCCGCGGTGCGGATGGTGCGGACCCTGCGCGCCGAGTTGGGTACCGAGCAAGGCACGGTGTCGCGGGTAGCCCGGCAGCTCGGCTACGGGGTGGAGTCGGTGCGGTCCTGGGTGCGCCAGGCCGACGTCGACGACGGGCACGCGCCGGGGGTGTCGACCGCGGAGTCTCAGCACATCAAGGATCTCGAGCAAGAGAACCGAGAACTCAGGCGCGCCAACGAGATTCTGAAACGAGCAGCGATTTTCTTCGGGGCGGAGCTCGACCGCCAACACCGCAAATAGTCGCCTTCATCGACGCCAATCGCGATGAATTCGGGGTCGGGCCCATCTGCACCGTCCTGCGATCTGCAGGGGTGTCGATGGCCCCGAGCACCTACTACGACGCCATGAGCCGGCCACCGTCGCGGCGGGCCCCACGCGATGCGGTCCTGGGCCCGGTGTTGGTGGCGCTCTGGGGTCCGCAAGCTGTGGAAAGCGGCACGTCGGGCCGGCCACGACGTGGGCCGTGACCAGGTGGCCCGCCTGATGCGCACGGCCGGCATCGAAGGTGCGCGCCGCGGTAAACGGGTCAAGACCACCCGATCCGATCCGGCCGCTGATCGGCATCCCGATCTGGTCGGGCGTGACTTCACCGCGTCGGCGCCCAACCAGCTCTGGGTGACCGACCTGACATTCGTACCGACCTGGGCCGGAGTGGCCTACGCGTGCTTCCTCATCGACGCGTACAGCAGGATGATCGTGGGGCTGGCGCGTCGCCGCGCACATGCGCACCACCATGGTCCTCGACGCGATTGAGATGGCGCGCTGGTCCCGCGGAATTCTGTTGCCCGGCTTGAACATGTCACTCGGATGTCGGATCTCAGTTCACCTCGATCCGATACGACGAACGACTCGCCGAGATCGGCGCGGTGCCCTCCATCGGATCGGTTGGCGACAGCCTGTTGACCGGCAATCAGTAGCCGTTGAGCCACGTAAATGACACGCCGACAAGGGAATTGCTTGACCGTTGTGGGCGGCGGGGTTGCACTTGTCTCATGACGGATCAGCATGAGCTGCATCTGGAAACCCGAAGTCGCCTGGGTGTTATCCGGGTCGGGTGCCGGAAAGTACGCGTTGGTCAACGAGTATCTCGG contains:
- a CDS encoding ARPP-1 family domain-containing protein, producing MSRVALTVFPVWGEIGIERDYSTAIADAYVSEKATPDVSTLMVANTGSRPLLLLEGQVLDGGWQNRMVARSVVVAPNDEVAVDVVCVEAGRWGGQRRHAGLRRRASTRLQAGLRAGDNRQNEVWKRVSEYESRYGANATSSFSEHANRAAGDISRLTDGLRPFPGQIGIVIAISGYPLSAELFDSPTTLAEQYQPIVAAAAMDAVGRPGEVTPSRRVRRFINHANEIPLRRTVAAGAGVTFVGDTEDSSVSLLRWQRRDVHTSVLNLRHELVGCST